Sequence from the Amycolatopsis sp. NBC_00345 genome:
ACCTCCTGGTGCTGGGCCGGGGCGCGCTGCTCGTCGAGGGCGCGATCGACGACATCCTCGAGAGCCACCGGTTCTACGTCGGCCCGCGCGCGGACGCCCCGCCCGTCGCCGGGGAGGTGCTCCAGGCCCGGCACACCGAGGGCCAGTCCACCTTCCTGGTCCGCGGCACGCCCGGCCAGCCGCCTCCCCCGGCGAGCCCGCCCTGGATCCGGCGCGAGGTGACCCTGGCGGACTTCGTGCTCGCCCACCTGAACAACAGCACCACCACCAGTGGTCAGGAGGCTTCGGCATGACCACCACCGTGCAGCGCGTCCGGTCCGGCGCCCGGTTGCGGGACCTGGTCTGGGTGGCCTGGCGGCAACGCCGCCTGCTGATCCTCACCACCGCGGCACTGGCGGCGGTGCTCGTCGCGTGGAGCCTGTGGCTCTACGCGCAGGCGGGGGATCCCCCCACCTGCGTTCCCGGCCGGCCCTGCAATGGCAACATCACCGGCCAGTGGATTGACGGGATAAACAGCCAGGCCCGATTGCTGTTCGGCGCGCTCGCGGCGTTTTCCGGGCTGCTCCCGGCATTCTGGGGAGCGCCGGTCGTCGCTCGTGAATTCGAACAGCGCACCTACCTGTGGGCCTGGACCCAGGACGTGCCCCTTCGCCGCTGGCTGGGTATCAGGGTCCTTTTCTTCGGCGGGGTCATCGCCCTGTCCAGCGCGCTGGCGGGGACGGCGGCCTCGCTGCTGTGGGAACGGATCAACGCCAGCGGGTGGCGTGGGAGCCTGATCGACGACCGGCTCGGGTTCGAATTCTCGCCGACGGTTCAGCTCGGATACGCCGTGTTCGGTTTCGCGCTCGGCCTGGCTCTCGGCGCACTCACCCGCCGCACCCAGATCGCACTGGGCCTCACCACGCTGGTGTTCGCCGCGACGCGACTGCTGATCGGGCAGTTCGCCCGGCCATTCCCCTTCTTCACCCCTCTTCGCGAAGTGTGGCCGGTGACCGGCACTCGTACCGGGCTGCCCCGGGTTTCCTTCAACGACACGTTGTTCCACAGCCCAGGCCTGCTCGACCGAGCGGGAAATGCCGTCTCCTACGACTCCCCCATCAGCAATGCGTGTTTCAGCGCGGCCACCGCACCCAACGCCACGGACCTGCAGGGCGTCGAGGATCGATGTTTTCTCGATCACGGGATCGTCCAACGGTTCTTCGACTACCAGCCGATCGATCGGCTCGCCGCTTTACGTCTCACCGAAACCGCCGTTTACCTCGCACTCGCCGCGGCACTGTTCACCGTGACCTGGCGGCGCATGAGGAAAGCCGTCGCCACGATCTGACCGGCTCCGCGCCGGACCCGAATAGATTCACTTTCGACTTGCGGACAATGCTGCCATTTTGGCGCCGTAATTGGCCGCGTAATGCACAGGAAAGAATTCCTCCATGGATACCCTTGTACCCGTAGCCCGGCGCGCCAATGTTCCCCTTCGTGGTCCGGAGCCGGCGAGAGTCCGCTGGAATCTGGTCGTCGTCGTGGGCGCGGCGTTGCTCATCGGGCTCTTCGGCTACCTGACCCGCTGGGTCTGCGACGACGGCTTGATCTTCACCCGGGCCGTCGAGCAGATCCTCGCCGGGAACGGCCCCGTGTTCAACGCCGGCGAGCGGGCGGAGTCGTCGACCAGCGCGCTCTGGCAGTGGCTGCTCGTGCTGGCCGGGTTCCTCTTCGGGCAGCCGGACACCTCGACGATCTCGTGGGTGCTCGGCCTGCTGCTCACCGCGGGCGGGTTCGCCCTCGCGGTCGACGCCACGTGGCGGCTCCACGACCCCCGGCGCACCGCGGTGCTGGTGCCCTGCGGTGTCCTGGTGCTGCTGGGGTCGCGGCCCGTCTGGGAATACGCGACCTCCGGGCTGGAAACCGGGCTCACTACGTTCTGGATGGCGGCCTGCTGGTGGCTGCTCGTCCGCCTGCGTTCGGGGGGCTCGGCGAAGGCGATCCTGGCCGCCGCGTTCACGATCGGCCTCGGCCCGCTGGTCCGGCCGGACCTGGCGCTCGTCGCCGCGGTGTTCCTCGCCGCTTTATGGCTGACCGTCCGGCCCGGCTGGCGCCTGACCCTGGGCGCCGCCGGTGCCGCGGCCGGGTTGCCGATCGCCTATGAGATCTTCCGCATGGGCTTCTACGGCATCGTCGTTCCGATGCCCGCGCTCACGAAGAACGCCGACGCGTCGATGTGGGGACGCGGCTTTGCCTACCTCGCGGATTTCGCCGGCCCCACTCTGCTGGTGCTGCCGCTGGCGCTGGTCATCGCCGTGTCCGTCCCCCTGCTGCGCCGCCTGCGCGGCCGGCGGACCGACCTGGTGGTGACGCTCGCCCCGGTCACGGCCGGCTTGCTGCACCTGGTGTACGTGGTGAAGGTCGGCGGGGACTACATGCACGCGCGCATGGCGTTGCCGGCCCTTTTCCTGATCCTGCTGCCGATCCTCGTCGTCCCCCGGTCGAAGCGCGCGGGTGCGGCGGCTCTGGTCGTGGTGGTGTGGGCGGCCGTCTTCGCGGGCTTCGTCCGGTACCCCGGGGTGGGCGGGTCCGCGCCCGGCGTCGACGACGAGCGCGCCTACTACACCGGGTGGACCGGCAACGCGCATCCGGCGGACTCCTCGGACTACATTCCGCGGCTCCACGGCCTGAAGGACGCCGTGACGGCCGAGGTGGGTTCGGGGCAGCGGTCACTGATCTACCAGGGAACGGCCCCGGGCCTCAACAACGTCATCACCACGCCGTTGCGCGCGGACGTGCCGGGGAAGGTGATGATCGTCGGGGTCTACCTCGGCACGGTCGGGATGCTCGCCCCCACCGACGTCGGAGTCGTCGACTTCTGGGGACTGGCTAACCCGATCGGGGCCCGGTTCAGCTTCCCCACGGTCAAGCCGGGCCACTCGAAGCCGCTCGGCAACGCCTGGCTGCTCGCCGGCTACGCCGATCCGGCCGCACCGCTGGATCCCTCGGGCAACTTCATGATCCGCGACGACGTCACCCCGCAGCAGGTGGCCGCGGCCCGGCACGCGCTCAGCTGCGGGGACCTCGCCGAAATCCAGCGCTCGACCCGGGAACCCCTGTCGTTCAAGCGGTTCTGGGACAACCTGACCGGCGCCTGGCACCGGACCCAGGTCACCATCCCCCCGGACCCGTTCGAAGCCGAGCGCACTTTCTGCGGACGACCGTAAGCCAGGAACGCCTCCCCCGGCCCAACGCTCCCCGTCAGCCGTCCCCCCGCCAGCGGAGGACCTCAAGGGCGACACCGACTTCGAGCGGATGCTCGGCGAGCGGGCGGGGCAGCAGCCGGTCCGCCCGGTTGAGCCGCCGGAGCAGGGTGTTGCGGTGGGTGAACAGGCGGGCGGCGGCCTTCGAACTGTTGCCCTGCTCGGCGAGGAAGGTGCGCACCGCCTCGGTGATCTCCGACGGCGCGCCTTCGAGACCGCCCAGAGTCCGCTTGACGAAGCGGTCGGCGCGGTCCGGCGCGCTGGTGATGAGCGCGACCAGCTCGACCTCGTCGTGCGACGCCAGCCGCTGGACGGAGGTCAGCCGCGCCAGCATCTGCTGGGTGGTGAGGGCGTCGAGGTGGCTGCGGCGGAAGCCGTCGACCCCGGGCGCGGCCGGGCCGAGGGCGATGCGCACGGCCGGCAGCTGATCCAGCGCGGCCCGCACGTCGCCGGTGTCCGGACGGCCGTGCACCCACACCCAGCGGGTCGCGGCACTCGCGAGCACGCTCAACGGGCGCACTTCGCCCGCCGCCGCGGCCAGGGCGTCGGCGGCGCGGTCGAGCTGGCGAAGGTCGGCGTCGGGATCATCGGTCCAGATGACCGCGGCGGTGTGCGTCCGTTCCAAGGCGTGCCCCAGCCGTGTCTCGGCGCGCACGCGGGTGATCGGCGCGCCGTCCAGCAGCAGGGCCACGATCTCGCGGCGCTCGGCGTGGGTCCCGCGGGTCAGCTCGCCCCGTTCGGCCCGCATCCGGGCGGAGATCGCGGCGACGGTGGCGTCGACGAAGGCGGCGATGGAGCGGAGGGAAACGTCGAGCAGGACGCGCAGCTCCTCGGTATCCGTGGTGAGCGAGCAGGCGATCTGGGTCCAGAACCGCTCCGCGACACCCTGGCCGATCCGGTAGGCGTCAAGCGAGGATTCGTCGAGCCCGCGCCGGACGAGGTCCCGGGCCACGCCCAGCGGCGCCTCGC
This genomic interval carries:
- a CDS encoding PucR family transcriptional regulator, whose product is MSWDPPSPRVQELIRRGAEIALQPPQEWLDELDQATLSSAAMQPIASDPVLAAGTRRTNRSNLVFWAAANLRAPGVPVRANDGEAPLGVARDLVRRGLDESSLDAYRIGQGVAERFWTQIACSLTTDTEELRVLLDVSLRSIAAFVDATVAAISARMRAERGELTRGTHAERREIVALLLDGAPITRVRAETRLGHALERTHTAAVIWTDDPDADLRQLDRAADALAAAAGEVRPLSVLASAATRWVWVHGRPDTGDVRAALDQLPAVRIALGPAAPGVDGFRRSHLDALTTQQMLARLTSVQRLASHDEVELVALITSAPDRADRFVKRTLGGLEGAPSEITEAVRTFLAEQGNSSKAAARLFTHRNTLLRRLNRADRLLPRPLAEHPLEVGVALEVLRWRGDG